A region of the Bryobacteraceae bacterium genome:
CGAAGCCCGCGGCGAACAGCATGCTTCCGGCCACCGCCAGCCTCGTCTCGGAGGTCTTCTTCGTGAGCCTTCTCAGCAGGAACCCCTGCGTGACGGCCGCCATCAGGCCGAGGAAGGCGAACAGCACGGCGTTGCCGCTGGCATCGAGTCCGAAGCGAACGTGCGTAAACACAGGGAAATTCGTTTGCAGGCCCGCCATGGCAAAGTTGAGCGCGAACGTGGCCAGAATCAACCCGCGAAAGGCAGGGCGGCCCAGGGCCGAGCCGATCTGCCCCAACGGGTTGAGATCTCGCCAGCTCACCTTCCGCGCCGTCCGGCGCTCCACTGGCAGCGTTTCGCGAAGCGTCGTGGCCGCCACCGCCAGGGTCAACAGCGAAAGGACGCCCGAGGCGTAAGCGGGCGCCGACAGGCTCACCCTGCTCAAGGCCCCGCCCAGCGCCGGCCCGAGAATGAAGCCTAGGCCGAAGGCCGCGCCGATCAGTCCGAAGTTCTTCGCGCGGTCCCGGGGCTCGCTGATGTCAGCAATATAAGCCTGCGCCGTCGTCACCGAACCGCCCGCAAAACCGGACAGCAGCCGCGCGGCGAACAGCACCGGCAGCGACCACGCCGCGCCAAACAGGAAGTAGCTCGCTGCCGTGCCCGCCAGGCAGCCGAGCAGCACCGGCCGCCGCCCGCGGCGGTCCGACCACGCGCCCAGAAAGGGCGCCGCCACGAACTGCGCCGCCGAAAAGGCCAGCGCCAGCAGCCCGACCGTGAGCGCGTCGGCGCGGTGGGGCCTGACGATGAACGGGATCACCGGCACGAGGATCCCCGCGCCCATCAGATCGAGAAACACGATCAGAAAGATCGCCCCCAGCGCGCCGCGCGCCGGCTGCTGCCGACCATCCACGTTTCCATCGTCTCACGGTTTGCACGCGCGGCATGGATGCCGCGGCCCACGCCCGCTGACCGTGCGAAAATCCGGAAAAATGCCGCTGCTGACGCTGCTCGTCAACGGCACGCCGCGTTCGGCCCGCGTGCGGTCGGGCGCCTCGTTGCTCGAGTTCCTTCATGACGGCCTCGGAATCAGCGGCGTTCGGCCGGGCTGTCAGGACGGAGTCTGCGGTGCATGCACGGTGATTGTCGAAGGCAGGC
Encoded here:
- a CDS encoding tetracycline resistance MFS efflux pump encodes the protein MDGRQQPARGALGAIFLIVFLDLMGAGILVPVIPFIVRPHRADALTVGLLALAFSAAQFVAAPFLGAWSDRRGRRPVLLGCLAGTAASYFLFGAAWSLPVLFAARLLSGFAGGSVTTAQAYIADISEPRDRAKNFGLIGAAFGLGFILGPALGGALSRVSLSAPAYASGVLSLLTLAVAATTLRETLPVERRTARKVSWRDLNPLGQIGSALGRPAFRGLILATFALNFAMAGLQTNFPVFTHVRFGLDASGNAVLFAFLGLMAAVTQGFLLRRLTKKTSETRLAVAGSMLFAAGFAAAAAAGAVWMLYVSVALSALGYGLAAPALTGMISRRAGADEQGALLGTAQSASSLTRIAGPVWAGAVFDHLGPGAPYWSGAVFSLAAAWWSWRSAQAASEARVEAAAAQR